The Devosia sp. 1566 sequence GTGCATGATGTTCTTGGCGTGTGAATGGCCGGCCATCGGTCAGTCCTTGGGGTCTGGTGTTGTTGTGGTGGCGCGTTATAGGCAAGCCCGGCGCGAATGTGAAGCGGGCTAGAACTCGGGCAGCGCCTGCGCCAAGACCCCGCCCACCCGTACGGGCAGCACCTTGACCGCCAGTCCCGTGCGCGGATCGGTTTCCACCGCCACGCCGCACAAGGTCGCTTCCCCTTCGGCTGGCGTGAACCGGCCATTGGCAATGCCGGTGAGGAACCGGTTCAGCGGCTCGTCGGGGTCCACCCCGATCACCGAGTCGTAGTCCCCGCACATGCCCGCATCCGCCAGCAGCGCCGTGCCGCCCTTGAGAATGCGCAAGTCAGCCGTCGGGATATGGGTGTGGGTGCCGACGACGAGGCTCGCCCGCCCATCGAGAAAGTGCCCCATGCCCTGGATTTCGGAAGTGGCTTCCGTGTGAAAATCCACAATAATTGCGTCGGCCTGCTCGCCCAGCGGACAGGCGGCAATCGCCGCTTCCACCGCTCGGAACGGATCATCGGCCGGCCCCATGAACACGCGCCCCAGCGCGTTGACCACGAGCACCCGATGCCCGTTGCGGCCCTCGACAAACATCGCCCCGCGACCAGGGGTGCCTGGCGCCATGTTGATGGGCCGCACCAGCGTCGTTTCTCGCTCGATAAACGAGATGGTGTCGCGCTGGTCGAACGCATGATCGCCCAGGGTCACGATATCGGCGCCCGCCGCCCGGATGCCGTTGAAATGCGGCTCGGTCAGCCCGCGCCCATGGCTGGCATTTTCCCCGTTCACCACCACAAAATCAAAGCCGTAGCGCTCGATCAATCCGGGCAGGCGATCGGCAATTCCCTCGCGGCCTGCACGGCCCACGACGTCGCCCAAGAATAGAAATTTCATTATCTGCCGCCGAACTGTCGAATGCCGGTTTCCGTTATCACAGCGTCCAGCGCAATGTCATGCTCGTCCCGGGGAATGGCGTCAAACTCTTGCACGCTGTAAGCCACGCCTACCATCAGTGGCCGCCCTTCCCGCTCGGCAAAGCTGCGGTCATAATAACCACCGCCATAGCCCAGCCGGGTGCCCAGCCCGTCAAAGCCCAGAAGAGGCACCAGCACCAGGTCCGGGTGGGCGTGAGGCGCAAGTTCGGAGGGAGCGAGCGTGCCGAACCCCGCCGGGTAAAGCGGTGCGTCCGGCTCCCACACTCGCATCTGCAGCGGGCCGTGTGGCCGGACGATCGCCGGCAACACCACGGTGCGGCCATCATCGAGCAAGCGCAGCAAAATTGGCCGACAGTCCAGCTCATCCACCAGCGGCCAATAGCCCGCGATCACTTGGGCGAGCCCGAACCGAGGCTCGGAAAAAAATAGCTGGGTAACACTCTCGGCCGCCTGGGCCCGCTCGCCGGCGGGGAGCGCCGCCCGGCGGGCCTTTGCCGCTTGTCGCAAGCTCGCCTTGGTGTCTTCGTTACGCTCAACAACCATAAGGCGCTTTGTTGCCTGTCGCGAAAATAAGGTGCCACCCTGGCCGTGGGATAGGCGATCCCGGGAACCTACTTACGTAGGTGGGCGCCGTATGTCCGAGCCCACGGGCCCGGTCAGGGACAGCTCCCTTTAGGATCGATAAGGCCCCGGGGATATTGGTATCCAACACGCACCGGGCAGCGCTCGACATATAGGCCTTTC is a genomic window containing:
- a CDS encoding 5-formyltetrahydrofolate cyclo-ligase; protein product: MVVERNEDTKASLRQAAKARRAALPAGERAQAAESVTQLFFSEPRFGLAQVIAGYWPLVDELDCRPILLRLLDDGRTVVLPAIVRPHGPLQMRVWEPDAPLYPAGFGTLAPSELAPHAHPDLVLVPLLGFDGLGTRLGYGGGYYDRSFAEREGRPLMVGVAYSVQEFDAIPRDEHDIALDAVITETGIRQFGGR
- a CDS encoding TIGR00282 family metallophosphoesterase, with protein sequence MKFLFLGDVVGRAGREGIADRLPGLIERYGFDFVVVNGENASHGRGLTEPHFNGIRAAGADIVTLGDHAFDQRDTISFIERETTLVRPINMAPGTPGRGAMFVEGRNGHRVLVVNALGRVFMGPADDPFRAVEAAIAACPLGEQADAIIVDFHTEATSEIQGMGHFLDGRASLVVGTHTHIPTADLRILKGGTALLADAGMCGDYDSVIGVDPDEPLNRFLTGIANGRFTPAEGEATLCGVAVETDPRTGLAVKVLPVRVGGVLAQALPEF